A single window of uncultured Pseudodesulfovibrio sp. DNA harbors:
- the rsmD gene encoding 16S rRNA (guanine(966)-N(2))-methyltransferase RsmD translates to MRIVGGKYKGRRLKTCEGPGYRPATMKVRESIFSMLMARGVDFADVRVIDMFAGSGSLGIECVSRGATTAWFIEKSSKAAGLIRKNLSDLGVEKKCAKVVSKDLFGVLSKWPDTPFDLVFIDPPYGKDLLVPALEKALKKGWIAPGALVLAEVETAICAPTDGPIAEMELLTDREYGQTRILLWRN, encoded by the coding sequence ATGCGTATAGTTGGTGGAAAATATAAAGGACGCAGGCTCAAGACCTGCGAGGGGCCGGGGTATAGACCGGCCACAATGAAAGTTCGTGAATCCATTTTTTCCATGCTGATGGCGCGGGGAGTGGATTTTGCGGACGTGCGTGTCATCGACATGTTTGCTGGTTCCGGTAGCCTTGGAATCGAATGTGTGAGTCGAGGTGCGACAACAGCTTGGTTTATTGAGAAAAGTTCAAAGGCCGCTGGGCTGATACGAAAGAACTTGTCTGATCTTGGCGTGGAAAAGAAGTGTGCTAAGGTGGTCAGCAAGGACCTTTTTGGCGTATTGTCCAAGTGGCCTGATACGCCTTTTGATCTGGTTTTCATTGACCCGCCCTATGGAAAGGACTTATTGGTCCCGGCTTTGGAGAAGGCGTTGAAAAAAGGGTGGATCGCACCCGGCGCATTAGTCCTGGCCGAAGTGGAGACAGCTATTTGTGCTCCAACCGACGGGCCTATTGCGGAAATGGAATTGTTAACTGATCGTGAATACGGTCAAACCAGGATACTTTTATGGCGAAATTGA